One window of the Oncorhynchus clarkii lewisi isolate Uvic-CL-2024 chromosome 19, UVic_Ocla_1.0, whole genome shotgun sequence genome contains the following:
- the LOC139375264 gene encoding adenylosuccinate synthetase isozyme 1 C, producing the protein MSFSWSAKDHKSYTNPPSNPTQGLKRPRNETGNKVTVVLGAQWGDEGKGKVVDLLATESDLVCRCQGGNNAGHTVVVEGKEYDFHLLPSGIINPKSICVIGNGVVIHLPGLFEEAENNEKKGLKGWEKRLIVSDRAHLVFDFHQVVDGIQETQRQATEGKIIGTTKKGIGPTYASKASRIGLRVCDLLGDFKEFSTKFKNLVEQYQSMYSSLTVDTESQLKKLKEYGERLRPMVRDGVYYMYEALHGPPKKILVEGANAALLDIDFGTYPFVTSSNCTVGGACTGLGIPPLNIGEVYGVSKAYTTRVGIGAFPTEQLNVTGELLQTRGHEVGVTTGRKRRCGWLDLVILRYAHMINGFTAIALTKLDILDVLDEIKVGVAYKINGKRIPHFPADMELLHKVEVEYETFPGWKSDTSAARKWNNLPQKAQNYIRFVENHIGVPIKWVGVGKSRECMIQMF; encoded by the exons ATGTCGTTTAGCTGGTCAGCAAAAGACCACAAGAGTTATACAAATCCGCCCTCCAACCCAACCCAAGGGCTGAAGCGGCCACGGAACGAAACAGGGAACAAAGTGACAGTAGTGCTCGGTGCGCAATGGGGAGATGAAGGCAAAGGAAAAGTCGTCGATTTATTGGCGACTGAGTCTGACCTTGTTTGCAGATGTCAG GGCGGTAACAATGCAGGCCACACAGTGGTAGTGGAAGGCAAAGAGTATGACTTCCACCTTCTCCCCAGTGGAATTATCAACCCCAAAAGCATATGTGTCATTG GTAATGGCGTAGTAATACACCTACCAGGTTTGTTTGAGGAGGCGGAGAACAATGAGAAGAAAg GTCTAAAAGGCTGGGAGAAGAGACTAATAGTCTCTGACAGAGCTCACCTTG TGTTTGATTTCCATCAGGTTGTGGATGGAATTCAGGAGACCCAGAGACAAGCAACAGAGGGAAAGAT AATTGGAACAACCAAGAAAGGCATTGGACCCACCTATGCCAGCAAGGCATCTCGCATAGGACTGCGTGTCTGTGACCTGCTGGGAGACTTCAAGGAGTTCTCTACCAA ATTCAAGAACCTTGTCGAACAGTACCAGTCCATGTACTCATCCCTGACAGTTGATACTGAAAGTCAGCTGAAAAAACTGAAG GAGTATGGAGAGAGGTTGCGGCCGATGGTTCGGGATGGAGTCTATTACATGTACGAGGCTCTTCATGGACCCCCAAAGAAAATTCTGGTGGAAGGGGCCAACGCTGCCCTCCTCGACATTGACTTTG GCACATATCCTTTTGTGACCTCATCAAACTGCACCGTTGGTGGGGCATGCACTGGTCTTGGCATCCCTCCCCTGAATATTGGTGAAGTGTATGGTGTATCAAAGGCCTACACCACCAGGGTGGGAATTGGTGCCTTCCCCACAGAACAACTCAAT GTGACAGGTGAGCTGCTGCAGACAAGGGGTCATGAGGTGGGCGTGACCACAGGCAGGAAACGTCGCTGTGGCTGGCTGGACCTGGTCATCCTGAGATACGCTCACATGATCAATGGCTTCACTGC CATTGCTTTGACAAAACTTGACATCCTTGATGTGCTGGATGAGATCAAAGTAGGAGTGGCCTACAAAATCAATGGCAAAAGAATTCCCCATTTCCCAG CTGACATGGAGCTGTTGCACAAAGTGGAGGTAGAGTATGAGACCTTCCCCGGCTGGAAGAGTGACACGTCTGCAGCCAGGAAGTGGAATAATCTCCCCCAGAAGGCTCAGAACTACATCCGCTTTGTGGAGAACCACATTGGAGTACCCA TTAAGTGGGTCGGTGTAGGAAAGTCCAGAGAGTGCATGATCCAGATGTTCTAA